Proteins from a genomic interval of Arvicanthis niloticus isolate mArvNil1 chromosome 26, mArvNil1.pat.X, whole genome shotgun sequence:
- the Cyp1a2 gene encoding cytochrome P450 1A2 produces MCPMKGKPQGPGGLFRPLGTWVHVVLTIQNTKQKMTVSSPCPLVVQMEFFQHISLAPELLLATVIFCLVFWMVRATRTQVPKGLKSPPGPWGLPFIGHILTLGKNPHLALTKLSQQYGDVLQIRIGSTPVVVLSGLNTIKQALVRQGDDFKGRPDLYSFTLITNGKSMTFNPDSGPVWAARRRLAQDALKSFSIASDPTSASSCYLEEHVSREANNLVSKLQKQTAEVGRFEPVHQVVESVANVIGAMCFGKNFPQKSEEMLNIVRNSNDFVENVTSGNAVDFFPILRYLPNPALKRFKNFNDNFVLFLQKTVQQHYQDFNKDSIQDITSALFKHSENSKDNGGLIPEEKIVNIVNDIFGAGFDTVTTAITWSLLILVTEPKVQRKIHEELDTVIGRDRQPRLSDRPQLPYLEAFILEIYRYTSFVPLTIPHSTTRDTSLNGFHIPKECCIYINQWQVNHDEKQWKDPFVFRPERFLTNNNSAIDKTQSEKVMLFGLGKRRCIGEIPAKWEVFLFLAILLQQLEFSVPPGIKVDLTPNYGLTMKPRTCEHIQAWPRFSK; encoded by the exons cagtctccagcCCCTGCCCTTTAG TGGTACAGATGGAATTCTTCCAGCACATCTCCTTAGCCCCAGAGTTGCTCCTGGCCACTGTCATCTTCTGTTTAGTGTTCTGGATGGTCAGAGCCACAAGGACCCAGGTTCCCAAAGGTCTGAAGAGTCCACCCGGGCCCTGGGGCTTGCCCTTCATTGGGCACATTCTGACCCTGGGGAAGAACCCACACCTGGCACTGACGAAGCTGAGTCAGCAGTATGGGGACGTCCTTCAGATCCGCATAGGCTCCACTCCTGTGGTGGTACTGAGCGGCCTGAACACCATCAAGCAGGCCCTGGTAAGGCAGGGAGATGACTTCAAGGGCCGGCCAGACCTCTACAGCTTCACTCTGATCACTAACGGAAAGAGCATGACTTTCAACCCAGACTCTGGACCAGTGTGGGCTGCCCGTCGGCGCCTGGCCCAGGATGCGCTGAAGAGCTTCTCCATAGCCTCAGACCCGACGTCAGCATCCTCTTGCTACTTGGAGGAGCACGTGAGCAGGGAGGCTAACAATCTAGTCAGCAAGCTCCAGAAGCAGACAGCAGAGGTTGGCCGCTTCGAACCCGTCCACCAAGTGGTGGAGTCGGTGGCGAACGTCATCGGGGCCATGTGCTTTGGGAAGAACTTCCCCCAGAAGAGTGAGGAGATGCTGAACATCGTGAGGAACAGCAACGACTTCGTGGAGAATGTCACCTCAGGGAATGCCGTGGACTTCTTCCCGATCCTGCGCTACCTGCCCAACCCGGCCCTCAAGAGGTTTAAGAACTTCAATGATAACTTTGTGCTGTTTCTGCAGAAAACCGTGCAGCAGCACTATCAAGACTTCAACAAG GACAGTATCCAGGATATCACAAGTGCCCTGTTCAAGCACAGCGAGAACAGCAAAGACAACGGCGGTCTCATTCCTGAGGAGAAGATTGTCAACATTGTTAATGACATCTTTGGAGCTG GATTTGACACAGTTACCACAGCCATCACCTGGAGCCTTTTGATACTTGTGACAGAGCCCAAGGTGCAGAGGAAGATACATGAAGAGCTGG ACACAGTGATTGGCAGGGATCGACAACCACGGCTTTCTGACAGACCCCAGCTGCCATATCTGGAGGCCTTCATCCTGGAGATATACCGATACACATCCTTTGTCCCCTTAACTATCCCCCACAG cACAACGAGGGACACCTCACTGAATGGCTTCCACATTCCCAAGGAGTGCTGTATCTACATAAACCAGTGGCAGGTCAACCATGATGA GAAGCAGTGGAAAGACCCCTTTGTGTTCCGCCCAGAGCGGTTTCTTACCAATAACAACTCGGCCATCGACAAGACCCAGAGTGAGAAGGTGATGCTCTTCGGCTTGGGAAAGCGCCGGTGTATCGGGGAGATCCCGGCCAAGTGGGAAGTCTTCCTCTTCCTAGCCATCCTCCTGCAGCAGCTGGAGTTCAGTGTGCCACCGGGCATAAAGGTGGACCTGACACCCAACTATGGGTTGACCATGAAGCCCAGGACCTGTGAACACATCCAGGCATGGCCACGCTTTTCCAAGTGA